The following DNA comes from Ignavibacteriales bacterium.
TCATCTCCATCTACATGCCAGGTCTCAAAGATCCGATAAAGCAAACCCCGTTGCAGGGAGTGTCTCAAATCCAGCCAATCAAGCACGATTGATATTCAGTCTTCAAAATGCCGTCCGTTCGCTTCCGAAGAGTAAATCATTTTTGAATTGGACAAGTTATTACTCTGGCGATTGTGTACATCCTCTCTACCTGAAAAATAAAATTGAAATTATGGAAAAAGCATTGGCCGAGATCAAACCGCAGGCAGTAGTTGATGTCGGTTCTAACACAGGGATATTTTCAAAAATTGCATCTGCGCATTCAGAAATAGTAATCGCACTTGATCGTGATCCTTCTTCGATTGAGTTTTTATACAGTCTGACGAAAAAAGAGAAGATTACCAATCTCATACCCTTAGTAATAGACATTCTCAATCCTTCACCTTCTCTGGGATGGATGAGTTGTGAAAGGAGTTCGTTCTTAGAGAGAATAAATCCTGATGTCATTCTCATGTTAGGAATTTCCCATCATTTATTAGGGCAGGCGAATATTACATTTCCCATGCTCACAGATCTCTGTGCAAAAACCACGAAATATGTATTTTATGAGTTCATTCCAGATACTGATGCTAAATTTGAAGAACTCTTTCGTTCACGTGTGAATCAATTTAGCTGGTATACCCAGGAAGAATTGTTGAAAGTATTCGCAAATCTATTTACTGTTAAAAACAGATGGAAAGTTGAACCGACCGATCGTATGATTTATCTCTTTGAAAAAAAAGATGTCGGTAAAGATGAGTAGCGCCGGTTTCCTTAAAAAAACACTGCGTTGGGTATGGCCAAGTCTTTTCGTCATAGTCCTCTCTTGTATCCGAAAAAGTGTTCTTGCATTATTGCCCTTTGAACAGATGCAGGAAGGATTGCTTCTGTATGCCGGATACTTATTGTTCATGATCCCGGCAGGCATTCTTCTTTCAAGATTAAAATTGTTCGATGACGAATCAAAAGTAGCGTTGATACTCATCTGTGTTACCTATATCTTTTTCGAGTATTCGGCAATATTCGCAACATGGGAACAATTTGCTAAACGATGGGTGATGCTGCATCTGTATAACGCGCAGCATACAATGTTTATTGTAACAATGGCTTTTTGCACCGTTGGAATGATGTGGGTTCTGGGAATAATGAATCAGAAGGCAAAGAATCTCAAGATCCTGCTCTTTACGACGTTCGTTCTTTCCGTTGTTCCGTTTATCGATGTACTGCAATCGCCAAAGTATAAATTCGATTCTGATCTATTCGATATTCATCAATCAAATACTGCTGTGAACCAAACAGCAATTCCGCAACGAATATTTTGGATCATACTCGATGAATATCCAAGCTCATTAGTATTGGATGAAGTATGGGGATATAAAGATACGACATTCCGGAGCGGACTCGAATCACTTGGGTTTACCGTGTACGACTCATGTATCTCGAATTACAATTATACACCGTTTAGTATTGCAGCAACAACGTATGGTGCGATGCTGCCAATAAACGGGCACCAAAGTCTCACTGTCCAACAATGGTTCTTATTGGGACAAAGGATAAGACAATCGCCGGTCTTGACCTTCTTTCGAGAGCAAGGGTACGAAACTCATATTCTCTCATTTACGGGTGCTGCTATTAAAAAATTATTTTATGCGGATCGAGGAGAAATAGTTACATATAGCGGAGAAATTGTTAGTTCGAGTGCTCTGGGCGCATTGCTTTCCCAATTTGGCAATCAGCATGCCACGTCTCTAGGATTTTATAACTGGGAAATTGTTAACAGGCTGTATGCTTTTATGAACCCTAATCCAAAAAATGATCAGCGAATCTTTGTCTATGCTCATTTAATTATGCCTCATGGTCCATATCTGCCATTGGAACAAAAATCCTCCCAGAACAAAGAACAGTATTTCGAACTTGAAGATGATCAAGCCTTCTTGTCTCAAGTAAAATATACTGACAGCACCGTCCTCGATTTATTGCATAAGGGTCTCGATGGTTTGTCTCCTCATCAAAGGTCGAACACCCTGGTGATACTTCAAGCAGATCATGGGCCGAGATATTTGCAGAAGGGCGGAACAGATCTCCGACGGAGGTCGTCCTTCGGGATATTGAATGCCGTGCTTTGGCCCAAATATTCAAAGGGAAAGTTCTATAATGGCATGAGTTCTGTGAATACGTTCCGAATATTGTTTCGTGATTTGTGGGGGATCGATCTCAGCATGGTAAAAGATAGCTCTGCAAATGTATGTCCACTTATTAAAACAGAAGATTGAAGGATCGTAACTGCAAAAATCATAAATAAATAATCAGTCATTTATACGATGTATGTGGAATTAAAGAAACAATATGAACTTGGTAAGATCGAAGAAATTCGGACCGCTCCCATTATTCATGGTATGGATTATGTCCGTCCGACTGTAAAGAAGGAACAATGAAAGAAAGGAATTATTGTCCTCGTATCGTGATGCAGAAATGTGTCGAGAGATGGACGAATCTAAACTCGAAATAGATCAAGTATAACGAAAGCTTAAGAGATCGACCGGGAATTATAAAAGCGGGTATACTGTTTACACTACCAATGTCCAAACAGGTGAAATTGTAGTTTATTTATTTTACATCATCTTCGTGAAAAATGCCAGGCGTGCCAGAAGCGGACGCCGGATTTCTTTTGTTTGCCAGGCACCTTGCCAATCATCGAACCTTGACGTACCTTGCATTGTGAACTATGTCTGAAGCGTCTTTTCTTTTCTCTCAATATGGGCGTGTTGTTGATTTGCTGCCCGAGATGGTGCTCATCCTGGATGATGAAAACAGGATTCTCGATGCCAACAAAACTGCCGCCGACAAACTAGGAGTGGTTGTTCGACCCTCGCATCCGAAATATATCTTCGATATACTCCCGGAAGATAAACGGAATAGTTTTAGAGGCCTGCTTCCGTTTGCCGACCAACTGAATTTGGAAACTCAATTTCGTAATCGTGACGGATCGATCATCGATGTCACGGGAACAGTCCGCGTGCTGCATTCGGGCCAAACGAAGTACTGGGTTCTAGTGATGCGCGATGTAACAGAAGAAAAGCGGAAAGAACTTGATTTGCTGCGTTTCTCTAACGTCATCCACAATACCATTAACCCCATTCAGATTAGCGATGCAAATGGAACAATGATTTATGTCAATCCAGCTTTTGAAAAAGTGACTGGTTATAACAATACAGAATTGATTGGGAAGAACCCAAATATTTTAAACAGCAGTAAGCACAGCAAAGAATTTTGGTCTGGAGTGTGGAAGCACATTATTTCTGGTAAAGTCTGGGTAGGGAAGATCGAAAACCGACGGAAAGATGGGAGTCCGTTTTTCACAGAGCTTGTCATTTCGCCGATCGTCGATTCCCAGGGCAAGATCGTGGGATATCTTGGCGCGCATCGTGACATCACGGAACAAATTATTTTGGAGCAACAGCTTGTCCGTTCACAGCGCTTGGAAAGTATCGGTACACTCGCAGCAGGTATTGCGCACGAAGTCGGCAACCCGCTCACTGCTATTTCATCACTCGTGCAAGTTATTCAACGTACGAGCACGGATGAATTTGCCAAAGAGAAATTAGAGCTCATCAACAGTCAAGTGAACCGTATTACCCGCATCATACGCGAACTAGTGGATTTCTCGCGTCCCTCTACACACGTGGTGAAGCCGACGAATATCAATCGAATTGTTAAAGAAGCGCTGAATATCGTTCAGTACGGAAAAAAAGTAAAGGATATTACCTTCGCACTCGATTTGGATGAACACCTTCCGGAGATTGCCGCAGTGCCAGATCAAATCGTTCAGGTCTTTATCAACATTTTAATGAACGCCGTGGATTCGTTGGATGAACGCCGCGGTACGATCACTGTACATAGCCGTAAAAATGAACATGCGGTTGAAGTGATCGTGCATGACACAGGAAAAGGAATTGAATCTTCAGCATTGGAAAAAATCTTCGAACCGTTTTACACAACAAAAACTACCGGCCAAGGCACAGGGCTGGGGTTGTGGGTGAGTTATGGTATCGTTAAAAGTTTTGGCGGCGATGTGTTTGTTGAAAGTATTCCCGAAAAGGGGAGCACCTTCACCGTCTCGTTTCCTTGGAAAGGTGTCTAATGGCGCAACGCATATTAGTGGTTGATGACGAACAAATTATCCGTGAATCCCTCTCCTTCATCTTAAAGAAAGAAGGATATAACGTTGAAGAAGCAGTCAACGGTAAAGACGCACTCACAAAGCACGAAGCAAATCCATTCGATATCATTATTACTGATATTGAAATGCCTGAAATGAAAGGAGTGGATTTGCTGAAACAAATTCGCCAGCGGACGCCGCAGACATTGGTTGTGATTATTACGGCATTTGGATCTGTCGAAACGGCGGTGCTGGCACTGCGCGAAGGTGCCGCGGATTATATTTTGAAGCCGATTAACTTTGATGATCTGCTCTACCGTGTGAAGAAGCTTTGCGATTACCATGCGCTGACTATTGAAAACTCCCTCCTACGCCAAGAACTTCAGCGTACCTATGATTTCGATCAAATTATAGGGCAAAGTACGCCGATGAAAAAAATCTTTGAAGTAATTAAACGAGTTGCGCACAGTGAAGGTACTGTGTTGATCACCGGTAAAAGCGGTACAGGAAAAGAAATTGTTGCACGCGCAATTCACTACAATAGTCCGCGTCGTGAAAAAAGGTTTCTGCCTATCAATTGCGGAGCCATTGTTGACACACTGTTTGAAAGCGAACTCTTCGGACACAAAAAAGGATCATTCACAGGTGCAACAGTAGACAAAGAGGGATTGTTAAAAGTTGCGGAAGGCGGTACCGTCTTTCTTGATGAAGTAAGTGAAATTCCAATTCAACTTCAGGTGAAATTATTACGTGCGCTTGAGCAAAGAGAAATTACACCTGTTGGTATGACGGAACCGATCAAAATCGATGTTCGCATTATTGCTGCGACGAACCGGGACCTGCGCAAAGAGGTGGAGAATGGTAAATTCCGCGACGATCTTTATTATCGTCTCAATGTTGTTGAAATCGATTTGCCTTCACTCAAGGAACGTCCTGATGATGTTCCAATTCTCGCGCAGCATTTTCTTGATGCATTCAAGAAACAAATGAGCAAACCAATTCAGGGATTCGCCAACGAAGCGATGCGTGCCTTGCTCCAATACCAATGGAAAGGCGAAGTACGCGAATTGGAAAATGTCGTCGAGCGCGCCGTCATCTTTTGCGATGAAGACTTCGTCAGACTTGAACATCTTCCGGAATATATGCGACCTGCAGAAGACATTCCGTCTGTTTCTACCGGTCATGGGACACTTAAGGATGCTGTGAGAAGTTTTGAAAGGCAGTTCATTCAACAAACGCTTTCGGCTTGCGGGCAGAACAAGGAAACAGCCGCTAAAGTTCTGGGTGTGAGTCTTTCTTCGCTCTATCGCAAAATAGAAGAGCTGCAAATACCGTCGCACTGAAGAGAATTGCCATTTTTTCTTAAAACTGTCCGGATGAGCACTGATGCAAATCTTCTGATTTGTAAGAAATCCGTCTAAAGCTATTTCCCAAAATCTGCAAATTCAATTGAAACAGAGGGGCATGCCTCACTCAATCAACCTTAATTTGTCAAGACATGGTACCTTAGTAATTACTGGCACATTCCTTGCGGAATATATTGTGAGAATAATTATCAATATTTGCAGAAGAGATATACATGAAGTTACGATGGTGGCTTGTTGGAATCGTTGCCGTTGCCGCAGGCGGTATGTTTATGATCAAACATATCGTAGACAACAAAAAGACGTTTCTCCCTTTCGTTGATAATACCAATGAAAAAAGTTTCGGCACGTTTCCACATGAAATGCTTGAAACTGATTTCGACGACACAGATTATTTAGCGTAACTCCGTTCAGCAGGGGCATCGGACAAAAGAAAACTTCACCATGTCCAATCAGGTCGGCATAATTTCGCATGATCAAGCGCAGGCGGCATCACGTGCTACCGTCTCACGGAAGCGTGTGCTCGTTTTTAGTCCGGATGCAGATTTGGCAAGGTTTCTTCTACTCAATCTCGAAGACCAGTTTCAGATTGTACGCGAACACCGGCTGGAACAATTTGAACAAGCGGTCAAAGAAATTTTACCAGATTTAATCTTGATTGATCTCTATACATTTTCTGCCGATATCATCAAACAACTTGATATTGTACGCCGAATGGCAAGCACAATCCCAATCATTGCCTTGCGTGCTTATATGTCTCTTGCACCTGAGATGAACAAATCAATTGACGATCTTACAGATGCAGTTTTTTATAAACCGGTTGATGTAGAACTTATTACACAAGCGATTGAGGATTTATTGAAATAAGACGCTCTGAGGTATTGTATATTCCCATCTGACGATTGAATAAGTAATAGGCTTTTAAGACAACGGTATTTACAGTTATTTGTTTTGCATTCTCACAAAGCAATCTTGTAGGTATCCACTTGAAGACTTTTATTCTTGAACGCAGCGAACTTGACCGCCTGGTCGAAACTCTCAAACGCCGTGGCTATAAGGTCATCGGGCCCACCGTGCACGACAGTGCAATCATTTACGACGAGTTGACACATCCTAACGATCTTCCTATCGGCTGGACGGATGAACAAACAAACGGCATGTATCGATTGAAGAAACGGGATGATGCCGCAGTGTTTGGCTGGACGGTTGGTCCGCAGTCATGGAAGAAATTTCTTTTCCCGCCAATTCAAAAAATCTTTGCAACCCACAAAAGTAATAAAGGACTTGATCTTCCCAACTCGAAAAAACAACCATCGCAAGAACCGGCGCCGACAAAATACGCTTTTTTTGGTGTTCGCCCCTGCGATTTAAGCGCCATTACTCTTCAAGATAAAGTATTCCTCAGCGGACCTTTTATCGATCCTGTCTATGAGCGAAAACGGGCCGGTAATTTTATTGTATCAGTAAATTGCGGACAAGCAGGAGGAACATGTTTCTGTGCGTCGATGGGCACGGGACCTAAAGCCGCAGCCGGATTTGATCTTGCATTGACTGAAATCCTAAACGACAAGCGTCATTACTTTATCGTGGAAGTAGGTACAGAGCTGGGTGCAGATGTTCTCAAGAGCGTGAAGTATATAAAAGCAACCGATGAAAATATTACGACGGTCAACGAAGTCAGCGAAAAGACCTCAAAACAAATGGGACGGCAGCTTGACACAGTCGATCTGAAAAATATTCTTTATCAAAATTCCGAACACCCACGCTGGGAACGAACCGCTGCGCGGTGCCTTACGTGCGCCAACTGTACCATGGTTTGTCCAACCTGTTTCTGCGCCACGGTGGAAGATGTGACGGATCTTGCAGGCAAGCAAGCAGATCGTATGCGAAAATGGGATTCTTGCTTCACGCTCGACTTTTCATACATTCACGGTGGAAGCGTGCGCGCTTCTGCAAAAGCACGCTACCGGCAATGGATGACGCATAAACTGGCATCATGGGTGGATCAGTTCGGTACATTTGGCTGCGTTGGGTGCGGACGCTGTATTACATGGTGTCCAGTTGGCATCGATATCACTGAGGAAGCACGCGCCATTCGTGAAAATCAAACTTGATGAGTTATGTTAATTAAAGGAAAAGTGCTATGGAAGACCTAAAGAATATTCTTGCAGAACATCCGTTCTTCAAAGGACTCAATGAAGAATATTTCGCGCTCATCGTTGGCTGCGCATCCAATATGCGCGTCGATGCCGGCAAGATGATTCACCGCGAAGGTGAAGAAGCGAATCACTTCTATCTTATCCGATCGGGAAAAGTCACGCTCCAAATTATGACGCCAAATAAAGGTCCGGTTATCATCGAGACATTAGAAGAAGGCGACATTCTTGGCTGGTCGTGGCTTGTACCGCCTTATACCTGGCACTTTGATGCGAGAGCGTTGGCTCTTACACGCATGATTGCCCTCGATGGAAAATGTTTACGCAACAAGTGCGAGGACGATCATCACCTTGGGTACGAATTGCTCAAACGCTTCGCTGATATTATGATGAAACAACTTGAATCCACACGCTTACAACTTCTGGACGTTTATGGCGACCGATCCTGAACTACTATCGCTCAAAGTAGATTACAAGCGGAATCCAATGCTTCCTTGGCCGTTTCAAATCCGGCGAGTGAAACATGAAACGGAAGATACATTCACCGTTGAATTACAACCTCTGGGCGCCCTGGAAGAGTTTTCGTTTCAGCCAGGACAGTTCAATATGGTGTATGTGTATGGTGTCGGTGAAATTCCGATTTCTATTAGCGGAGATCCGGCTAATCCACGTATGCTTGTGCATACAACACGAGCAGTCGGTACCGTGACGAAAGCAATGGACAAAATGCGGCGTGGAGATATTTTAGGCATTCGCGGTCCGTATGGAACGCCATGGCCTGTAGATCAAGCAAACGGATTGGATGTCGTTTTCGTTGCCGGCGGTATAGGACTTGCTCCGCTGCGGCCAACGCTGTATGAGGTTGTTGCACACCGTGAGCGGTATGGGAAAGTCGTACTATTATATGGGACACGCACGCCCTTAGATGTCCTTTTCCGGCAGGAATTAGAAAATTGGCGTGCACGCTTTGATTTGGAAATTTACGTTACGGTTGATCGAGCAATGAGCGGATGGCGCGGCAATGTTGGCGTAGTAACAAATCTTATCTCGCGGGCGCCATTCG
Coding sequences within:
- a CDS encoding 4Fe-4S dicluster domain-containing protein; this encodes MKTFILERSELDRLVETLKRRGYKVIGPTVHDSAIIYDELTHPNDLPIGWTDEQTNGMYRLKKRDDAAVFGWTVGPQSWKKFLFPPIQKIFATHKSNKGLDLPNSKKQPSQEPAPTKYAFFGVRPCDLSAITLQDKVFLSGPFIDPVYERKRAGNFIVSVNCGQAGGTCFCASMGTGPKAAAGFDLALTEILNDKRHYFIVEVGTELGADVLKSVKYIKATDENITTVNEVSEKTSKQMGRQLDTVDLKNILYQNSEHPRWERTAARCLTCANCTMVCPTCFCATVEDVTDLAGKQADRMRKWDSCFTLDFSYIHGGSVRASAKARYRQWMTHKLASWVDQFGTFGCVGCGRCITWCPVGIDITEEARAIRENQT
- a CDS encoding PAS domain S-box protein, translated to MSEASFLFSQYGRVVDLLPEMVLILDDENRILDANKTAADKLGVVVRPSHPKYIFDILPEDKRNSFRGLLPFADQLNLETQFRNRDGSIIDVTGTVRVLHSGQTKYWVLVMRDVTEEKRKELDLLRFSNVIHNTINPIQISDANGTMIYVNPAFEKVTGYNNTELIGKNPNILNSSKHSKEFWSGVWKHIISGKVWVGKIENRRKDGSPFFTELVISPIVDSQGKIVGYLGAHRDITEQIILEQQLVRSQRLESIGTLAAGIAHEVGNPLTAISSLVQVIQRTSTDEFAKEKLELINSQVNRITRIIRELVDFSRPSTHVVKPTNINRIVKEALNIVQYGKKVKDITFALDLDEHLPEIAAVPDQIVQVFINILMNAVDSLDERRGTITVHSRKNEHAVEVIVHDTGKGIESSALEKIFEPFYTTKTTGQGTGLGLWVSYGIVKSFGGDVFVESIPEKGSTFTVSFPWKGV
- a CDS encoding sigma-54 dependent transcriptional regulator is translated as MAQRILVVDDEQIIRESLSFILKKEGYNVEEAVNGKDALTKHEANPFDIIITDIEMPEMKGVDLLKQIRQRTPQTLVVIITAFGSVETAVLALREGAADYILKPINFDDLLYRVKKLCDYHALTIENSLLRQELQRTYDFDQIIGQSTPMKKIFEVIKRVAHSEGTVLITGKSGTGKEIVARAIHYNSPRREKRFLPINCGAIVDTLFESELFGHKKGSFTGATVDKEGLLKVAEGGTVFLDEVSEIPIQLQVKLLRALEQREITPVGMTEPIKIDVRIIAATNRDLRKEVENGKFRDDLYYRLNVVEIDLPSLKERPDDVPILAQHFLDAFKKQMSKPIQGFANEAMRALLQYQWKGEVRELENVVERAVIFCDEDFVRLEHLPEYMRPAEDIPSVSTGHGTLKDAVRSFERQFIQQTLSACGQNKETAAKVLGVSLSSLYRKIEELQIPSH
- a CDS encoding class I SAM-dependent methyltransferase, which encodes MNGLKKNPASFRDIDGFIFEFEGSIYRAINECYIAAYTKVISSGLYEKLVKEELLIPHMEEKGFPITIPNHPLIIKPFQVKHISYPYEWSYEQLRDAALSILRIQEISLSYGFSLKDATPFNIQFVHGKPQLIDTLSFFLDDKNIWVAYKQFCESFLAPLALMAFIDHDIGRIGREYHNGMPLPLASTMLPCRTWLRPSLFVHLHLHARSQRSDKANPVAGSVSNPANQARLIFSLQNAVRSLPKSKSFLNWTSYYSGDCVHPLYLKNKIEIMEKALAEIKPQAVVDVGSNTGIFSKIASAHSEIVIALDRDPSSIEFLYSLTKKEKITNLIPLVIDILNPSPSLGWMSCERSSFLERINPDVILMLGISHHLLGQANITFPMLTDLCAKTTKYVFYEFIPDTDAKFEELFRSRVNQFSWYTQEELLKVFANLFTVKNRWKVEPTDRMIYLFEKKDVGKDE
- a CDS encoding cyclic nucleotide-binding domain-containing protein: MEDLKNILAEHPFFKGLNEEYFALIVGCASNMRVDAGKMIHREGEEANHFYLIRSGKVTLQIMTPNKGPVIIETLEEGDILGWSWLVPPYTWHFDARALALTRMIALDGKCLRNKCEDDHHLGYELLKRFADIMMKQLESTRLQLLDVYGDRS
- a CDS encoding sulfatase-like hydrolase/transferase codes for the protein MKKKMSVKMSSAGFLKKTLRWVWPSLFVIVLSCIRKSVLALLPFEQMQEGLLLYAGYLLFMIPAGILLSRLKLFDDESKVALILICVTYIFFEYSAIFATWEQFAKRWVMLHLYNAQHTMFIVTMAFCTVGMMWVLGIMNQKAKNLKILLFTTFVLSVVPFIDVLQSPKYKFDSDLFDIHQSNTAVNQTAIPQRIFWIILDEYPSSLVLDEVWGYKDTTFRSGLESLGFTVYDSCISNYNYTPFSIAATTYGAMLPINGHQSLTVQQWFLLGQRIRQSPVLTFFREQGYETHILSFTGAAIKKLFYADRGEIVTYSGEIVSSSALGALLSQFGNQHATSLGFYNWEIVNRLYAFMNPNPKNDQRIFVYAHLIMPHGPYLPLEQKSSQNKEQYFELEDDQAFLSQVKYTDSTVLDLLHKGLDGLSPHQRSNTLVILQADHGPRYLQKGGTDLRRRSSFGILNAVLWPKYSKGKFYNGMSSVNTFRILFRDLWGIDLSMVKDSSANVCPLIKTED
- a CDS encoding FAD/NAD(P)-binding protein — translated: MNPHAYNFWTFMATDPELLSLKVDYKRNPMLPWPFQIRRVKHETEDTFTVELQPLGALEEFSFQPGQFNMVYVYGVGEIPISISGDPANPRMLVHTTRAVGTVTKAMDKMRRGDILGIRGPYGTPWPVDQANGLDVVFVAGGIGLAPLRPTLYEVVAHRERYGKVVLLYGTRTPLDVLFRQELENWRARFDLEIYVTVDRAMSGWRGNVGVVTNLISRAPFDPRNTMAFVCGPEIMMRFTAMELHKRGVDNEHIFVSMERNMKCAIGLCGHCQFGSFFVCKDGPVFQYSKIKDMLVKWEI